A single Triticum dicoccoides isolate Atlit2015 ecotype Zavitan chromosome 2A, WEW_v2.0, whole genome shotgun sequence DNA region contains:
- the LOC119356121 gene encoding uncharacterized protein LOC119356121 isoform X2, whose product MPNKRQREARKRFREANPGLCPPAPAPPADGTKKKKSKKSMFKKVKKAGAGGGVGGAGRSKHPLRVPGMRPGEQCFICKGTDHAAKNCPEKSYWDKNKICLLCRERGHSMKNCPDKGDGDLKKFCYNCGESGHSLSKCPKPIENGGTNFASCFVCKQQGHLSKDCPENTHGIYPKGGCCKICGEVTHLARHCPNKRQQYFESSVDDGMNMEGDYQEDHTLHGGDDLEDDFIDEEEANSASGMAVSDECKLKFQELKAKRSFRFITFKINEQTQQVVVDRVGQPGETYADFTATIPADECRYAVFDFDFVTDENCQKSKIFFISWSPDTSRVRSKMLYASSKDRFKRELDGYQVELQATEPSEMTLDIVKARAL is encoded by the exons ATGCCGAACAAGCGTCAGCGGGAGGCGCGCAAGCGCTTCCGCGAGGCGAATCCCGGCCTCTGTCCGCCCGCGCCCGCCCCTCCGGCCGACGgcaccaagaagaagaagagcaagaagagcATGTTCAAGAAGGTGAAGAAGGCCGGAGCCGGCGGCGGAGTAGGAGGAGCGGGGAGGTCGAAGCACCCGCTGCGGGTTCCCGGGATGCGGCCCGGGGAACAGTGCTTCATCTGCAAGGGCACCGACCACGCGGCCAAGAACTGCCCCGAGAAGTCCTATTGGGACAAGAACAAG ATCTGCTTGCTCTGCAGGGAGCGAGGGCATAGTATGAAGAACTGCCCTGACAAAGGTGATGGGGATTTGAAGAAATTCTGCTATAACTGTGGTGAATCTGGGCATTCCCTTTCCAAGTGCCCGAAGCCCATTGAAAATG GCGGTACAAACTTTGCGAGCTGCTTTGTCTGCAAACAGCAGGGACATTTGAGCAAGGATTGCCCCGAAAATACACACGGCATTTATCCCAAG GGTGGTTGCTGTAAGATATGTGGTGAAGTTACACACTTGGCGAGGCATTGCCCGAACAAAAGGCAACAGTACTTCGAATCCTCGGTGGATGATG GTATGAATATGGAGGGAGATTACCAGGAAGACCATACTCTGCATGGTGGAGATGATCTTGAAGATGATTTCATTGATGAAGAAGAG GCGAACTCGGCGTCGGGCATGGCCGTGAGCGACGAGTGCAAGCTCAAGTTCCAGGAGCTCAAGGCGAAGCGGAGCTTCCGGTTCATCACGTTCAAGATCAACGAGCAGACGCAGCAGGTGGTGGTGGACCGGGTGGGGCAGCCGGGCGAGACCTACGCCGACTTCACCGCCACCATCCCCGCCGACGAGTGCCGCTACGCCGTCTTCGACTTCGACTTCGTCACCGACGAGAACTGCCAGAAGAGCAAGATCTTCTTCATCTCCTG gtccCCGGACACGTCCAGGGTGAGGAGCAAGATGCTGTACGCGAGCTCCAAGGACAGGTTCAAGAGGGAGCTGGACGGCTACCAGGTGGAGCTGCAGGCCACCGAACCCAGCGAGATGACGTTGGACATCGTCAAGGCCAGAGCCCTCTGA
- the LOC119356121 gene encoding actin-depolymerizing factor 6 isoform X1, producing MANSASGMAVSDECKLKFQELKAKRSFRFITFKINEQTQQVVVDRVGQPGETYADFTATIPADECRYAVFDFDFVTDENCQKSKIFFISWSPDTSRVRSKMLYASSKDRFKRELDGYQVELQATEPSEMTLDIVKARAL from the exons ATG GCGAACTCGGCGTCGGGCATGGCCGTGAGCGACGAGTGCAAGCTCAAGTTCCAGGAGCTCAAGGCGAAGCGGAGCTTCCGGTTCATCACGTTCAAGATCAACGAGCAGACGCAGCAGGTGGTGGTGGACCGGGTGGGGCAGCCGGGCGAGACCTACGCCGACTTCACCGCCACCATCCCCGCCGACGAGTGCCGCTACGCCGTCTTCGACTTCGACTTCGTCACCGACGAGAACTGCCAGAAGAGCAAGATCTTCTTCATCTCCTG gtccCCGGACACGTCCAGGGTGAGGAGCAAGATGCTGTACGCGAGCTCCAAGGACAGGTTCAAGAGGGAGCTGGACGGCTACCAGGTGGAGCTGCAGGCCACCGAACCCAGCGAGATGACGTTGGACATCGTCAAGGCCAGAGCCCTCTGA